CAGCTTCTCCATCTTTTATCTTCGATAAGGCCATCCGTTCCATGGCCTCGGCTTTTTTCTGAGTCACTTCCAGTTCTCGCATGGCTTCAATCAAAGCAAGCATTTTGGCCCGCTCGACTTTCGCCTTCTCAATGGTATCGATGACCCTTTGGGCCGCTTCTTCCTTGCTCATCAAAGTAGCAAGTTGGGCTTTTTCCTCTTCGATTTTCTGTTTTTCTTTCAAAATAATAGCAATTTCTTTATCTCGCTTGGCCTCTTCAATAACCCGCTCCTTTTCAATCTCAGCCTGCTCTCGGGAACGAATCTGTTCAAGCAACGAAATCTCTCTCTTCAACTGGGCCTCTTTAATAGCCCTCTCTCTTTCAATTTGAAGTTCCTCAATCATCTGTTCTTTAAGGATCTCAGCCTCCCGGATCTTTTGTTCCTGTTGGTAAGCAAACTGCTCTGTTTCGGCCCGCTTCTGGGCACGATAGGTTTCAATCTGATGACGTTGTTCGGCCTCTGCAAACTCACGATCTTTATCCAGTTCCAGTTTGAGTTTAACCGCCTCTACATCTTTTCTCCGAATAGCTACCTCGGTGTTGCGCTCGATTTCGTTTCGTTCCCGTTGACGCTCGGAGGTTTGAGCCGTAATCTGCTTGAGACCTTCTGCATCGAAAATGTTGTTGGGATCTAACTGACCCTTTTCGGTTTGATCTAGATGGAAAATGGAAACATCTTCCAGGGTTAAACCGTTGGGAAGCAGGGCATCTTTCAAACTCTCCATAACCAGTTTAGCAAAACCTCGTCGGTTCTCATGGAGCTCTATTAAGGTCATACTCGCCGCCGTGGAACGAAGTGCGGAAACCAACTTCTCTTCCACCAGACTTTTAATTCCTTCGGCACTAAAGGACTTATCTCCTAAGCTTCTGGATGCTTTTTCAATATGGTCTTCCTTCGCTTCAATTTTTACATAGAACTCTGCTCCAATATCTACCCTCATTTTATCCTTTGTAATAAAGGCTTCTCTATCGGCTTTAAAAACTTCCAGTTTAAAGGTCTCCAGGGAAATCCATTGAATATTTTGAACAATGGGAAGAACAATGGCTCCGCTATCCACCACAACCTTTTTACCTCCCAGTCCGGTGCGAACAAACGCCATATTCGTTGGGGCTTTAACATACCACCTGGTAAAAGCCAGGATACCCATAGCCACCCCAATGGCCAGGATGATTAAAATAGTGGTAATCATCTTTCTCTCTCCTGAATCCTTCGTAGTCCGTTGCCGAAGACAATCGATAACAGGCAACCGACCACGAATAAATCAGGTTTCAATTTCAACCTTTGCCGATTCGATTCCATATTGCTGGAGAAGCTTTTCCAGCCTTTCCCGGAAGGCATAGGGGTCTCCCTTACTAAAGGTTAAGGTATTCTGACTAAAAAATTTAACGTGGGGATATAACTCTTGAAATTCCGGTGGAACCTGGTGGGGATAGGCTCTACAAAGCCCCTGCCAAAAATCTGTAAAGGTTTTCTTATCAATATTTGTAACAACCAGTTTAAAAGATTTATCTGCATAGGAAGACTCTCGAGATCCCGACGAAGGAACTACCGGCGGCTTACGGGAAGAGGTAATCGGAGGCGTTCGGGTTCCTATTGTTGGTTTACCCGAAGTTTGAACCATCTGTTTAACTGTTTCTAAAGGTTTGGGAACAAAGGTAGGACTGATACTGGCCGAGACCGATTCTCCATACCCTGCCAAACCAAAGGCATAGGCACTCTCGTTGTGTTGACTTAAATCCAACCCCATCTCCTCTTCCTCCTCACTGACCCTTAACCCCACAATCCCATCCACAACCTTCAGCAATATCAAAGACCCAAAAAACGCCAACACCCACGAAGCTAATACCCCTATTGCCTGCACCTTGAGCTGATTGGGATTACCAAAGAAAAGTCCATCACTCCCTGCTCCATTGATCGCCTTCGATGC
The genomic region above belongs to Candidatus Limnocylindrales bacterium and contains:
- a CDS encoding flotillin domain-containing protein, producing MITTILIILAIGVAMGILAFTRWYVKAPTNMAFVRTGLGGKKVVVDSGAIVLPIVQNIQWISLETFKLEVFKADREAFITKDKMRVDIGAEFYVKIEAKEDHIEKASRSLGDKSFSAEGIKSLVEEKLVSALRSTAASMTLIELHENRRGFAKLVMESLKDALLPNGLTLEDVSIFHLDQTEKGQLDPNNIFDAEGLKQITAQTSERQRERNEIERNTEVAIRRKDVEAVKLKLELDKDREFAEAEQRHQIETYRAQKRAETEQFAYQQEQKIREAEILKEQMIEELQIERERAIKEAQLKREISLLEQIRSREQAEIEKERVIEEAKRDKEIAIILKEKQKIEEEKAQLATLMSKEEAAQRVIDTIEKAKVERAKMLALIEAMRELEVTQKKAEAMERMALSKIKDGEAEAYVKAKIREAENLLDLKFIYRDVLQNLIDKAPQILGELMAPAKQIESIKVLDIHGLNGHGAEGNGSYPMGTILSTLLNVGAALPLLKELLEFSKIDTGKAVKSLLDQLPGVKELLSQTTVKQPEQ